In the genome of Arcobacter sp. CECT 8983, one region contains:
- a CDS encoding universal stress protein, which yields MFNNILVPLHLDYTDNHEKLFAGALEVLQESGKLSLLYVNENRAHGSVYPILDDENEKHYNHDAFIELKKIAKKHALPEDKISFHIRDGSAHREILEEARRINADAIVMMATKPGLSSYFISSTPERVVRHAACSVFVIRLTDYK from the coding sequence TCTACATTTAGATTATACAGATAATCATGAAAAACTTTTTGCAGGGGCACTTGAGGTTTTACAAGAAAGTGGTAAACTTTCATTACTTTATGTAAATGAAAATAGAGCACATGGTTCTGTTTATCCTATTTTAGATGATGAGAATGAAAAACATTATAATCATGATGCATTTATTGAATTAAAGAAAATTGCAAAAAAACATGCTCTTCCAGAAGATAAAATATCATTTCATATAAGAGATGGTTCAGCTCATAGAGAGATTCTAGAAGAAGCTAGAAGAATTAATGCAGATGCTATTGTAATGATGGCTACAAAACCAGGGCTTAGTAGTTACTTTATTAGTAGTACTCCTGAAAGAGTAGTAAGGCATGCTGCTTGTTCTGTATTTGTGATTAGATTAACAGATTATAAATAA